Part of the Streptococcus ilei genome is shown below.
TCGATAATTTAGGCTGAGGAATCCTCAGCTTTTTCATCTATTTCAAATAATCGCTATTTTTGCCTGACTAGTGTATAATAGTAAAAAAAGAAAGAGGTGTCGTATGGCTTCAAAAATGTTACACACTTGTTTGCGAGTGGAGAATTTAGAAAAATCAATTGCTTTTTATGCAGATGCGTTTGGCTTTAAGGAATTGCGTCGCAAAGATTTTCCTGAATACAAATTTACGATTGTTTATCTTGGTTTAGAAGGGGATGACTATGAGTTGGAATTAACTTACAACTATGATCATGGTCCTTACGTCATTGGAGATGGCTTTGCCCATGTTGCCTTGAGTACGCCAGACCTTGAAGCCCTTCATGCGGAGCATAAGGAAAAAGGTTACCAAGTAACAGATCCTAAAGGCTTGCCAGGAACTCTTCCAAACTATTACTTTATTGTGGACCCAGATGGCTACAAAGTCGAAGTGATTCGTGAAAAGTCCTTATAATCAGCATCATATAACTTGTGACAAAGAGCAGATGTGACCACATCTGTTCTTTTTTTCTGCTTGAAAGTTGCCGGTTCAAAGTGACAGGAGATAGGACTGAGCTACTTTAATTTCCCTATCATATTTTAGGTTTTATTTTCTAGATTCTAGAGTTTTCTACTGTTTTTTGGTGATAAAATTGCTATAATAAGAGTATGAAGAAATCCTACTTGAAAATACTTATTCTCATCCTCCTCAACCTCCTTTTTATCGGAGGGATTTATCTTGCTTATCAGAAGATTGAGGAAGCACGCGCTATCAAAAATTATAATCAACAGTTTTCCAAAGCAATCCAGGAAGAAGAAGCAGTTGAAAAAGACAAAGATACCATTCTTCAAAAAGGAATGGTCGGTCAATCTTATGTTGCTGCCTACTACCCGAAAAATAACGAAGAACCTATCGCAGTGGTCAAAGAGAGAATTTTGGCTGACGTAGGCTCTCTTCCCCAAGAAGAGAAGAAGAATCAGCAAGCAAAAGAGCTATTGTTCTATCATACCGAACGCTCAGAGGACCCATTTGTCGGGGTTCACCCTTATCAGGTGAAGAAGACCCAGTACAAGTGGAAAAACGGTAAGTTCATCAAAGATGGGATTGACAAACTTCCCCTCCTTTATCTAACGGATGAGGGGACGGTCTTCCAATTCTCCCAATTGTTTACGGATGCTGATTTAGCCAAAGAAACCCTCTTAACAGAGTTGCGCTCTCAGCTGGTCTTCCTTCAGTTAGGGGAAGATAGAATTGAAGAGCTGATGCAAACCGTCTCAGCAAGTGATATGGCAAGCTGGCAGTTCACCTATAATAAAGGTGTGCTGTCCATCACGCTTCCAGTAGATATTGAAGGTATGGAAACTTTTGATGTTCCTCTTTCCAAACTCTATGATGTGATTGATTCTGCTCGTCTGAATCCTGAAGATCTTCAATCTTATGAGGCCTACCAAACTCAACGTCATGCTAAGATGGTTGCCTTAACATTTGATGATGGTCCAGATCCAACGACGACCCCTCAAGCCCTAGATATCTTGAACAAGTACCATGTTAAAGCGACTTTCTTTATGCTTGGGAAGAATGTCTCGGCCTATCCTGAAGTGGCCAAACGGGTACGTCAGGAAGGACATGAAATCGGGATCCATACCTGGAATCACCCTGTCTTAACCAAGTTGCCTTTAGAATCTGCCCAAAAAGAAATCATGGATACTAAAGAAGTCATTCAAAAGGTCACTGGCGTGCAAACGAAAATTACTCGTCCGCCTTATGGTTCGATTAACAGTGCCATTCAATATGCGGTAGATCAGGCCTTTATCATGTGGGATGTGGATACTCTGGATTGGAAGACCCACAATACACAAGCTATCTTGGCAGAAGTGAAAAAACAAGTCAAACCAGGATCGATTATCCTGATGCACGATATCCACCAAACCTCTATCAATGCCCTTCCAGCCGTGATTGAATACCTTCAATCGCAAGGCTACACCATCGTGACGGTTGATGAACTCTTAAACCACCAAGTGGAAAGTCATCGCCTCTATTACAATCGTAATTAAAAAGATCGTTCGTAGTATTACGAACGATTCAGATTTAAGATAAAGTAATTAAAAATAACTTTCCTTAGGTGAGTACGGACGTCAGCGAACTTCGTAGAAGTTCCATGACTAATTATTGAGCCTAAGGTCTCAATAATTCCGTGTGCCTGAAACTATTGTGTTTCAGGCACTTTTCTCACAGCGGAAAGTTTTTTCATCTTCTTAAACGACTATAAATATAAGTCATTTTTTGAAAATCATCCAGCTGTTTTATGTAAAACAATAGTTTGTCTATATTAAAAATCGTTCGTAATGCAACGAACGATTTTCTTATTATTCCCCTATATAAAGTTGCGCTCCTTTGAGAATCAAGGGACGTACAGGGGTTAATTTTTTCAAACTTTTCAATTCTTCTGGATGGCTAACTAAGGTGATAACATAGCCCTCTTTGCCCATGCGTCCGGTACGCCCAGATCGGTGGATGTAGGTTTCGGCATCTCGAGGGACTTCATAGTTGACGACACATTCTAGGGAGTCGATATCAATTCCTCGTGCCACCAAATCGGTTGCCAGAAGGAGTGTCAACTGGTGGTCCTTAAAGCGTTCCAGAATGACTTTACGGAACTTGACATTAACGTCACTAGCAAGTGAGACGGCACTAACTTCCCGGTATTGGAGTTTTTCTTCGGCGCTTCCCAGGTCTGACAAGCTGTTGAAGAAAACGAGCCCACGAAAGTCTTCGACATTGGAGAGTTTTCTGAGGAGTTCGACTTTTTCTCGCTTATCCACTTCCATATAGAAGTGCTGGATATTGTCTAAGTTTTGTCCTTCCACTTGAATGGTTAGGGTATTGGGTTCGATTTGTTCTGGATCAAACTTGGTCGTTGCACTCATATAGATAAATTGATGATCACGGGGCGCGTAGTGGCAGATCTTATCGACAAAGTGGTACTGAGAGTCGCTAAAGAGTTGGTCAAATTCATCTAGGATGATGGTATCGACATTCATCATCTTGATTTTCTTTAACTTGATCAATTCAAAAATACGGCCAGGAGTTCCAATGAGAATTTCGGGCCCCTTTTTGAGGCGTTCGATTTGCCGTTTTTGACTTGAGCCAGAGAGGAAAAGTTGGGCACTGAGTCCTAGAGGTTCCGCCCATTGTTTGGCAACCTCAAAGATTTGTCCTGCCAACTCTGTGTTGGGAGAGAGGATCAACAATTGTTGCGCTTTTTTAGGTTTTAGTTTGAGAAGACTAGGGAAGAGATAGGCCAAAGTCTTTCCGGTTCCTGTCGGGCTGACTCCAAGCACGTTCTCCCCTTGGGTAATAGGTTCAAAGAGGCGTTCTTGGATTTCAGTAAGTTGCTCAAATCCGAGGGTTTGAAGTTGCTCTTGCCAGAGCAGTGGAAATGCTAGTGTCATATTAGTTTTCGTCCTTAAAGTGTATTCCAGCATCTTGGCGCATAGCGTAGAGGGTTTGGTGAACCATCTGTCCAGTTTGGAGCCAAGTCTGGTAAAGAGTCGGATTGCCTTCTGCCATCATGCTAGCAAAGGCCTGGGCTTCTTCTAGCATGTTATGAGAGGCAGGAGTGATGGGGAGCTGGTAGCTGTTTCCAGAATGGTCTTGAAAAAGAGCCTGGCTAACGGCTTCGATCCCACTAATGAAGAGGGTGCCGTCTGTTGTATAGATTTCAGCAGGTAGATTACTGGTCACATCTTTGCCGGCTTGAATGCCAATGACAAAGTCAGAATAAACCAAGCTACCATGTCCGTTCAAATCGATTGAATTAGGCAATTGCCGTGCCTGATAGGTTACTGATTCAGGTTGACCAAAGAGGCCGATGGCAAAGTAGAGAGGATAGACTCCCAAATCCATGAGGGCTCCACCCGCAAACTGGTCGGAGAAAATATTGGGAGTATTCCCTTTCAAGAGCTCGGGCATCTTAGAAGAGTATTTGGCATAGGTCATATGGCCGCCCAAGACGGTCTTGTCTTTGAGAAAGTCTTGGATGGTCGCAAAGGCTTTTTCATGATAGTTGCGAGCAGCTTCAAAGAGATAGACCTGGTGTTCGTTAGCCAATTTGACCAGTTCTTTCCATTCCTTAGGAGTGGTGACAGCCGGTTTTTCAAGGATGACATGTTTCTTAGCCAAGAGGGCTAATTTAGCCTGAGGATAATGAAGCGAATTGGGACTAGCAATGTAGATAACATCCAGGTCACTATCTAAAAAGGCAATCAGGTCATCATAGAGAGCCACTTGTCCATAAGGTTGAGAGAAGCTACGAGCTTTCTCCAAGGTTCGTGAATAGACCGCACTTAACTCATATTGGTCAGTTTTGTTAGCTGCGTCTAGAAAGGAATGGGAAATGGCACTGGTGCCGATGATACCGAGTTTTAGCATAGAAGCTCCTTTCAATCAAGTGTTTACTGGTTTCATTATATCATGTTTCATC
Proteins encoded:
- the gloA gene encoding lactoylglutathione lyase produces the protein MASKMLHTCLRVENLEKSIAFYADAFGFKELRRKDFPEYKFTIVYLGLEGDDYELELTYNYDHGPYVIGDGFAHVALSTPDLEALHAEHKEKGYQVTDPKGLPGTLPNYYFIVDPDGYKVEVIREKSL
- a CDS encoding polysaccharide deacetylase family protein produces the protein MKKSYLKILILILLNLLFIGGIYLAYQKIEEARAIKNYNQQFSKAIQEEEAVEKDKDTILQKGMVGQSYVAAYYPKNNEEPIAVVKERILADVGSLPQEEKKNQQAKELLFYHTERSEDPFVGVHPYQVKKTQYKWKNGKFIKDGIDKLPLLYLTDEGTVFQFSQLFTDADLAKETLLTELRSQLVFLQLGEDRIEELMQTVSASDMASWQFTYNKGVLSITLPVDIEGMETFDVPLSKLYDVIDSARLNPEDLQSYEAYQTQRHAKMVALTFDDGPDPTTTPQALDILNKYHVKATFFMLGKNVSAYPEVAKRVRQEGHEIGIHTWNHPVLTKLPLESAQKEIMDTKEVIQKVTGVQTKITRPPYGSINSAIQYAVDQAFIMWDVDTLDWKTHNTQAILAEVKKQVKPGSIILMHDIHQTSINALPAVIEYLQSQGYTIVTVDELLNHQVESHRLYYNRN
- a CDS encoding DEAD/DEAH box helicase, which gives rise to MTLAFPLLWQEQLQTLGFEQLTEIQERLFEPITQGENVLGVSPTGTGKTLAYLFPSLLKLKPKKAQQLLILSPNTELAGQIFEVAKQWAEPLGLSAQLFLSGSSQKRQIERLKKGPEILIGTPGRIFELIKLKKIKMMNVDTIILDEFDQLFSDSQYHFVDKICHYAPRDHQFIYMSATTKFDPEQIEPNTLTIQVEGQNLDNIQHFYMEVDKREKVELLRKLSNVEDFRGLVFFNSLSDLGSAEEKLQYREVSAVSLASDVNVKFRKVILERFKDHQLTLLLATDLVARGIDIDSLECVVNYEVPRDAETYIHRSGRTGRMGKEGYVITLVSHPEELKSLKKLTPVRPLILKGAQLYIGE
- a CDS encoding Gfo/Idh/MocA family protein, translated to MLKLGIIGTSAISHSFLDAANKTDQYELSAVYSRTLEKARSFSQPYGQVALYDDLIAFLDSDLDVIYIASPNSLHYPQAKLALLAKKHVILEKPAVTTPKEWKELVKLANEHQVYLFEAARNYHEKAFATIQDFLKDKTVLGGHMTYAKYSSKMPELLKGNTPNIFSDQFAGGALMDLGVYPLYFAIGLFGQPESVTYQARQLPNSIDLNGHGSLVYSDFVIGIQAGKDVTSNLPAEIYTTDGTLFISGIEAVSQALFQDHSGNSYQLPITPASHNMLEEAQAFASMMAEGNPTLYQTWLQTGQMVHQTLYAMRQDAGIHFKDEN